A single window of Anopheles moucheti chromosome 2, idAnoMoucSN_F20_07, whole genome shotgun sequence DNA harbors:
- the LOC128309997 gene encoding translocon-associated protein subunit alpha produces MQKFFVLLLLALPAVLLTVNTGSSPFAFAAEDELDEELVDVETEDAAVVADETEPEDEPETTKSPDADTYLLFTRPLHATGSQLELPAGYPVEFLVGFTNKGEFEDFVVESVEASFRYAMDFSYFIQNFSAVPYNREVKPGHEATVSYSFLPTESFAGRPFGLNIALNYRDGRGNQFSEAVFNETVQITEVDEGLDGETFFLYVFLAAIVILLLVLGQQFLGSYGKRKRPTAARKVVETGTASTKDVDYEWIPSETLKQLQNSPKGAPKSSPKQSPRQRKAKAGVQ; encoded by the exons ATGCAAAAGTTTTTcgtactactgctgctggcgTTGCCAGCCGTCCTGCTGACGGTGAATACCG GATCTAGTCCGTTCGCCTTTGCCGCAGAAGATGAGCTGGATGAGGAGCTGGTTGATGTGGAAACGGAAGATGCCGCTGTCGTGGCAGATGAAACGGAACCGGAGGATGAACCCGAAACGACAAAGTCACCGGATGCGGACACGTACTTGCTCTTCACACGGCCATTACATGCGACCGGTTCGCAGCTCGAGCTACCCGCTGGTTACCCGGTGGAGTTCTTGGTTGGTTTCACCAACAAGGGCGAATTTGAGGATTTCGTCGTCGAATCGGTCGAGGCTTCATTCCGGTACGCCATGGATTTCAGTTACTTCATCCAGAACTTCTCGGCCGTCCCTTACAACCGTGAGGTGAAGCCGGGTCATGAAGCGACGGTTTCGTACTCGTTCTTGCCCACCGAATCGTTTGCCGGGCGTCCGTTTGGGCTGAACATTGCTCTCAACTATCGTGACGGCCGTGGTAATCAGTTCAGCGAGGCGGTATTCAACGAAACCGTTCAAATTACCGAGGTCGACGAGGGACTGGATGGTGAAACGTTCTTCCTGTACGTGTTCTTGGCTGCCATCGTGattctgctgctggtgctcgGCCAACAGTTCCTGGGATCGTACGGCAAGCGGAAACGTCCGACAGCTGCCCGCAAGGTCGTTGAAACGGGCACTGCCAGCACGAAGGATGTAGACTACGAATGGATTCCATCGGAAACGTTGAAGCAGCTGC aaaactcCCCCAAGGGTGCTCCCAAGTCTTCGCCGAAGCAGAGTCCTCGGCAGCGAAAGGCAAAGGCTGGCGTGCAGTAA
- the LOC128309902 gene encoding dimethyladenosine transferase 2, mitochondrial has translation MTGNSLHISRNLFARWRNIKTSLYRMIQIMKRNVTNLRLYETDASFEMWLQSSLNLPKDVLRIGDFNGLWRLSYLDGLDNGRRVLKLLDGIPQRKLNDEVSFRLFSVIGTVKFLRYVMNSITHQSEFYSLGRYEMFLVMSPLLYAQISSTTAAGYKLYRGSTIVFQVYFEHELLGKVPRKHFLPWCTSGSVKKFRTLHQKLIEDGTEEWCLVKIMPRKNLHEHLLPDNLGLFASFVTQHYVSRRNRIIPSLEHWIPHCGARLILNANYTPRSTKKAPVASVLPSQLQKSSPLSSNDYADNMNIYTEFGELTPTQVLTLFNEFINWSEFHQSPFMQAVESQKHKQRLLRNLDDEDMTEESGERHTIAEKSLKMRKRSDA, from the exons ATGACCGGCAACAGTTTACACATTTCTCGAAATCTATTTGCCCGGTGGAGAAACATTAAAACTTCGCTGTATCGAATGATA CAAATTATGAAACGTAATGTTACCAATCTGCGCCTTTACGAAACGGATGCATCCTTTGAAATGTGGCTACAGTCGTCACTTAACCTGCCCAAAGATGTGCTCCGAATAGGAGATTTCAATGGCTTGTGGCGATTATCGTATCTGGATGGGTTAGACAACGGTCGGCGTGTCTTAAAGCTGCTGGATGGTATACCACAACGGAAGTTGAACGACGAAGTCAGCTTCCGGTTATTTTCTGTAATCGGGACGGTGAAATTTTTGCGCTACGTCATGAACTCAATCACGCATCAATCCGAGTTCTATTCCCTCGGACGGTATGAAATGTTTCTAGTGATGTCACCTTTACTATACGCA CAAATATCATCAACCACAGCTGCTGGATACAAATTGTACCGGGGAAGTACGATCGTGTTTCAAGTTTACTTTGAGCACGAATTGTTGGGAAAGGTACCACGCAAACACTTCCTACCCTGGTGTACTAGTGGTAGTGTGAAGAAGTTCCGCACACTCCACCAAAAGCTCATTGAAGATGGAACCGAGGAGTGGTGTCTGGTAAAGATTATGCCACGGAAAAACCTACACGAGCACCTGCTGCCCGACAATCTGGGACTGTTTGCTTCGTTCGTAACGCAACATTACGTAAGCAGACGAAATCGGATTATTCCTTCGTTAGA ACACTGGATACCACACTGTGGTGCCAGACTAATACTGAACGCAAACTATACGCCAAGatccacaaaaaaagcacCGGTTGCAAGCGTGTTACCCAGTCAGCTGCAGAAATCGTCGCCTCTGTCATCGAACGATTACGCCGACAATATGAACATTTATACCGAGTTCGGCGAACTGACGCCGACGCAGGTATTAACGTTATTCAATGAGTTTATCAACTGGTCCGAATTCCACCAATCACCGTTCATGCAGGCGGTGGAGAGTCAGAAGCATAAGCAGCGCCTCCTGCGAAACCTAGACGATGAGGATATGACCGAAGAGTCTGGCGAACGACACACAATTGCTGAAAAGAGTCTTAAAATGAGGAAACGATCAGATGCATAG
- the LOC128299279 gene encoding uncharacterized protein LOC128299279, with amino-acid sequence MRICRKLTGVFNGSITMALSRFLVVCSVLGIAILLQPYGGGQIWAQELFAFPADVVVNPYLENARNRTPVYVPGKCSKNEILYPGDHDNDWVCDCRPGYVYAPLQDSCFQLYQQGYCQPGEYVDLERPSMIVKCTRNICPGKNEVPYMKKCVQLHQNNRLCKIEKRISWVIAVNTTTLELGCVQGTTDMLEVGVNNRNTEDNDETLPMQMKREPVVYFEGATLCHIGTKAKHNGQCH; translated from the exons atgaggatctG tcgtaAGTTGACCGGCGTCTTTAACGGATCGATCACAATGGCATTGTCGCGCTTCCTGGTTGTGTGTTCGGTTTTGGGAATTGCGATACTGCTGCAACCGTACGGTGGAGGTCAAATTTGGGCCCAGGAATTGTTTGCCTTTCCAGCGGATGTAGTAGTTAATCCGTACTTGGAAAACGCCCGT AATCGCACACCTGTTTACGTACCGGGTAAATGTAGTAAAAACGAAATTCTCTATCCTGGTGATCACGACAACGATTGGGTGTGTGACTGCAGACCAG GATATGTTTACGCCCCGCTCCAGGACAGTTGCTTCCAACTGTATCAGCAGGGTTACTGTCAGCCGGGAGAATACGTCGACTTAGAGAGACCGTCGATGATCGTTAAGTGTACGCGCAACATTTGTCCCGGCAAAAATGAAGTACCGTACATGAAAAAGTGCGTGCAGTTGCATCAGAACAATCGGTTATGTAAAATTGAGAAACGCATCAGCTGGGTGATCGCTGTAAATACTACTACGTTGGAGTTGGGTTGTGTACAGGGCACTACAGACATGCTCGAAGTGGGTGTGAACAATCGCAACACGGAGGATAATGATGAGACGCTTCCAATGCAGATGAAAAGGGAACCGGTCGTATACTTCGAAGGTGCCACACTGTGCCACATTGGTACGAAAGCAAAGCATAATGGGCAGTGCCATTGA
- the LOC128297898 gene encoding uncharacterized protein LOC128297898: MTRTEQYFDTITKVICFVFLIAQGCSMPASDTASKTESNNSSKTEFFAYPAEQSAIESKQNARNRTPLYIPKRCAENEILYPGDHENDWVCDCKPTFVYHPLEQRCYQLYTKGFCPTRKIIYIEPNGKTPVCIPNECQDGEVFFIEGCAKLNEEHSNCTFAEIKMVVGINEATHQLECVNISDVKFNRTLIINSRN; encoded by the exons ATGACACGAACGGAGCAATATTTCGACACCATCACCAAAGTGATCTGCTTTGTGTTCCTTATCGCACAGGGCTGCTCAATGCCCGCTAGTGATACTGCATCGAAAACGGAAAGCAATAACAGTAGCAAGACGGAATTTTTCGCGTACCCAGCTGAACAGTCGGCCATAGAGTCGAAGCAAAATGCTCGG AACCGTACACCCCTCTACATCCCGAAACGATGCGCCGAAAACGAGATCCTCTATCCGGGGGACCATGAGAACGATTGGGTATGCGACTGTAAGCCAA CGTTCGTGTATCATCCGCTGGAGCAAAGGTGCTATCAATTGTACACCAAAGGATTCTGTCCGACTAGGAAGATCATTTACATCGAACCGAATGGTAAAACCCCGGTCTGCATACCGAACGAGTGCCAGGACGGGGAGGTGTTTTTTATCGAGGGATGTGCGAAACTGAACGAAGAGCACAGCAATTGCACATTTGCCGAGATTAAGATGGTAGTGGGCATTAACGAAGCTACGCACCAGCTGGAGTGTGTGAACATTTCCGATGTAAAATTCAATCGAACACTGATCATCAACTCGCGAAACtag